A genomic segment from Propioniciclava sp. MC1595 encodes:
- a CDS encoding tetratricopeptide repeat protein, translating into MGSRKRHSNGHRSRHTVPGAGRPPDREPRPHTPRPHPDLATSLNNLAALLSEVGKSKEALEPATEAVTLRRRLADPQTGNPDRYTPHLAESLNNLAALLSEVGKSKEALEPATEAVTLYRRLADPQTGNPDRYTPHLAGSLNNLANRLSEVGKPKEAFQPATEAVTLYRELADPQTGNPDRYTPHLAGSLNNLANRLSEVGKPKEALEPATEAVTLYRELADPQTGNPDRYTPHLAGSLNNLAALLSEVGKPKEALEPATEAVTLYRRLADPQTGNPDRYTPHLAGSLNNLAARLSEVGKSKEALEPATEAVTLYRRLADPQTGDPERFGSPLARAERVVLDLNITHTDEDPDQ; encoded by the coding sequence TTGGGAAGCCGAAAGAGGCACTCGAACGGCCACCGAAGCCGTCACACTGTACCGGGAGCTGGCCGACCCCCAGACCGGGAACCCCGACCGCACACCCCACGACCCCACCCCGACCTCGCCACCTCGCTGAACAACCTCGCCGCCCTGTTGTCGGAGGTTGGGAAGTCGAAAGAGGCACTCGAACCGGCCACCGAAGCCGTCACCCTGCGCCGGCGGCTGGCCGACCCCCAGACCGGGAACCCCGACCGCTACACCCCCCACCTCGCCGAGTCGCTGAACAACCTCGCCGCCCTGTTGTCGGAGGTTGGGAAGTCGAAAGAGGCACTCGAACCGGCCACCGAAGCCGTCACCCTGTACCGGCGGCTGGCCGACCCCCAGACCGGGAACCCCGACCGCTACACCCCCCACCTCGCCGGGTCGCTGAACAACCTCGCCAACCGGTTGTCGGAGGTTGGGAAGCCGAAAGAGGCATTCCAACCGGCCACCGAAGCCGTCACCCTGTACCGGGAGCTGGCCGACCCCCAGACCGGGAACCCCGACCGCTACACCCCCCACCTCGCCGGGTCGCTGAACAACCTCGCCAACCGGTTGTCGGAGGTTGGGAAGCCGAAAGAGGCACTCGAACCGGCCACCGAAGCCGTCACCCTGTACCGGGAGCTGGCCGACCCCCAGACCGGGAACCCCGACCGCTACACCCCCCACCTCGCCGGGTCGCTGAACAACCTCGCCGCCCTGTTGTCGGAGGTTGGGAAGCCGAAAGAGGCACTCGAACCGGCCACCGAAGCCGTCACCCTGTACCGGCGGCTGGCCGACCCCCAGACCGGGAACCCCGACCGCTACACCCCCCACCTCGCCGGGTCGCTGAACAACCTCGCCGCCCGGTTGTCGGAGGTTGGGAAGTCGAAAGAGGCACTCGAACCGGCCACCGAAGCCGTCACCCTGTACCGGCGGCTGGCCGACCCCCAGACCGGGGACCCCGAGCGTTTCGGCTCTCCGTTGGCCCGCGCTGAACGTGTTGTCCTGGACCTCAACATCACCCATACAGATGAAGACCCCGATCAATAG